A portion of the Flavobacterium magnum genome contains these proteins:
- a CDS encoding sensor histidine kinase: MKLYAALSNLGFLKDRYAGKFLFVAFVGIHIPLIGLLFFIAFYESKISPTSVIVIALALTLFATAVTLVLLKKLIAPIDAASKALENYRSTRTVPNLPVEYTDAAGLLMANIQSAIRINEALLQQKQDMAGLLSNDMKAFAETPLASARRIISLQPSPAIAAEAQTIADSAERQKEFLQTYVAILKEEEALSRKMFKVRGIRFAEIVNALKKQFEEKLRAKRIELVTDLKITETHLRIDSESLLTVLGSLIDNAVKYSPVGETITLSVYRQHSHIMITVADNGAGMGTSSKDFFSLANMTRSDKDGKPNGMSLYLSSQIIKKADGLFYAESGGDIKGATFVIDLKMYRKK, encoded by the coding sequence ACATTCCGCTTATCGGACTGCTATTTTTTATCGCGTTTTATGAGTCTAAGATTTCTCCGACATCGGTCATCGTCATTGCCCTGGCGCTGACCTTGTTTGCCACGGCGGTGACATTGGTCCTGCTGAAGAAACTCATCGCTCCGATCGACGCCGCCTCCAAGGCATTGGAAAATTACCGGAGCACACGCACCGTCCCGAACCTTCCCGTAGAATACACCGACGCTGCCGGCCTGCTGATGGCCAACATCCAGTCCGCCATCAGGATTAATGAAGCGCTGCTGCAGCAAAAACAGGATATGGCCGGTTTGCTCTCAAACGATATGAAAGCTTTTGCCGAAACGCCGCTTGCATCTGCGCGCAGGATCATCAGCCTGCAACCCTCACCGGCGATTGCTGCTGAGGCCCAGACTATCGCAGATTCTGCCGAAAGACAAAAGGAGTTCCTGCAGACTTACGTCGCCATCTTAAAGGAAGAAGAAGCGCTGTCCCGGAAAATGTTTAAGGTAAGGGGGATTCGTTTCGCTGAGATCGTCAATGCCCTGAAAAAGCAATTTGAGGAAAAACTGCGTGCAAAGCGCATCGAGTTGGTCACCGACTTAAAAATTACCGAAACGCACCTGCGTATCGACAGCGAATCCCTGCTTACGGTGCTTGGCAGTCTTATCGACAATGCGGTGAAGTATTCGCCCGTCGGGGAAACCATCACGCTCAGTGTATACAGGCAACATTCGCATATCATGATTACAGTCGCCGACAACGGCGCGGGGATGGGCACGAGCAGTAAAGACTTCTTCAGCCTGGCCAATATGACGCGTTCGGACAAGGATGGCAAGCCCAACGGCATGAGCCTGTACCTTTCAAGCCAGATTATCAAGAAAGCGGACGGGCTTTTCTACGCGGAAAGCGGCGGCGACATCAAAGGCGCCACCTTCGTTATTGACCTCAAGATGTACCGCAAAAAGTAG
- a CDS encoding OsmC family protein, with product MKRNATAVWKGSLKEGNGRLTTQSKVLDNSQYSFKTRFEDGIGTNPEELIAAAHSGCFTMQLSAYISEEGYEIESIETKCDIDFQNGAIVSSVLTVNGKVNGISAEKFQELVDKAEKNCPISKLLNTDISSTATLL from the coding sequence ATGAAACGCAACGCAACCGCAGTCTGGAAAGGTTCCCTGAAAGAGGGCAATGGCAGGCTTACGACACAGAGCAAGGTGCTCGACAATTCACAGTATTCGTTTAAAACCCGTTTTGAAGACGGCATCGGGACAAACCCGGAAGAGCTTATTGCAGCGGCGCATTCGGGCTGCTTTACCATGCAGTTGTCCGCTTATATCAGCGAAGAAGGTTACGAGATTGAAAGTATTGAAACCAAGTGTGATATCGATTTTCAGAACGGAGCCATCGTAAGTTCGGTGCTGACCGTAAACGGGAAAGTCAATGGCATTTCAGCAGAGAAGTTTCAGGAACTCGTGGACAAGGCAGAAAAGAACTGTCCGATCTCAAAATTACTCAACACCGATATCTCCTCAACGGCAACGTTGCTGTAA
- the rocD gene encoding ornithine--oxo-acid transaminase produces MSVLEKISSEAFIEMEDKYGAHNYHPLPVVLSRGKGVYVWDAEGKRYYDFLSAYSAVNQGHCHPDIVEALINQAQTLTLTSRAFHNDKLGLYEKFLCEYFGFDKVLPMNTGAEAVETAVKLCRKWAYEVKGIEEQQAQIIVCEGNFHGRTTTIISFSNDENARKHFGPYTAGFIKIPYDDIDALEQALASTKNIAGFLVEPIQGEAGVYVPSEGYLAKASALCKKHNALFIADEVQTGIARTGKLLAVHHENVQPDILILGKAISGGVYPVSAVLANDNVMHVIKPGQHGSTFGGNPLAAAVAMAALEVVENENLAENAEYLGTIFREAIGEYIRTSNIATLVRGKGLLNAILINDTEDSDTAWNICLRLAHHGLLAKPTHGNIIRFAPPLVMTEEQLSDCINIIIKTLKEFEK; encoded by the coding sequence ATGTCAGTTTTAGAAAAAATCAGTTCAGAAGCATTTATCGAGATGGAAGACAAGTATGGAGCACACAATTACCATCCTTTGCCTGTGGTGTTGAGCCGCGGAAAAGGCGTGTATGTGTGGGATGCCGAAGGAAAGCGGTACTACGACTTCCTGTCAGCATATTCTGCGGTCAATCAAGGCCATTGCCATCCGGATATTGTTGAAGCGCTGATCAACCAGGCGCAAACCCTTACGTTAACGTCGCGGGCTTTCCACAATGATAAATTAGGGCTTTACGAAAAGTTTCTTTGTGAGTATTTCGGATTTGACAAAGTATTGCCGATGAATACGGGCGCAGAAGCGGTGGAAACCGCAGTAAAGCTTTGCCGGAAGTGGGCGTATGAAGTCAAGGGTATTGAAGAGCAGCAGGCCCAGATTATCGTGTGCGAAGGCAACTTCCATGGCAGGACCACGACCATTATCTCTTTCTCCAACGATGAAAATGCCAGGAAGCATTTCGGGCCGTATACTGCCGGATTCATTAAGATTCCCTACGATGACATTGACGCTTTGGAGCAGGCGTTGGCTTCCACAAAAAATATCGCCGGTTTCCTCGTAGAACCTATCCAGGGAGAAGCGGGCGTCTACGTGCCGTCTGAAGGATATCTCGCCAAAGCCAGCGCGCTTTGCAAAAAACACAACGCTTTGTTCATTGCTGACGAGGTACAGACCGGCATCGCACGTACCGGGAAGTTGCTGGCCGTGCACCATGAAAATGTACAGCCTGATATCCTGATCTTAGGCAAAGCCATTTCGGGCGGCGTGTATCCGGTTTCCGCGGTGCTTGCAAATGACAACGTGATGCATGTCATTAAACCGGGGCAGCACGGTTCAACGTTCGGAGGCAATCCGTTGGCGGCAGCGGTGGCCATGGCAGCACTCGAAGTGGTTGAAAATGAAAATCTTGCTGAAAATGCCGAATATCTCGGAACCATTTTCAGGGAAGCTATAGGTGAGTACATCAGGACTTCGAATATAGCCACGCTGGTGCGAGGTAAGGGATTACTGAACGCTATTCTGATCAATGATACTGAAGACAGCGATACGGCGTGGAATATCTGCCTCCGCCTGGCCCATCACGGACTGCTGGCCAAGCCAACCCACGGCAACATCATCCGGTTTGCACCGCCGTTGGTCATGACCGAAGAGCAGCTGTCCGACTGCATTAATATCATCATAAAGACCTTAAAGGAATTCGAGAAATAA